The window GCTCGAAGAGCGGCCAGCGCGGCGCGCGCATCCCCCAGATCGCTTCGCGGTTGGCATTCACGAAACCGGTGAACTTGACCGACTGGGTGTAGAGGAGCTTGCTGGCGCTCATCCGGCCCCGGCTCTTCCCGCCGATGAACCCGAGGATGGCGTCGCAGTTTTGGTGGTCCATCTTGAGAACCCGGTTGGCCAGCTGCGTATAATCGGTCCCGATCCAGTAATCGGCCTTGAGCTCCCAGTACAGATGGCCCATCCGGTTTCCGGGCGGGAAGAGGCTGAGCATCTTGGGAATGAAGATATGATGCGCCGCGACATCCGCCGCGAGGTGGGACAGAAACCCATAGGCATAGGAGCGTTCTTGATCGTCGCGGGCCTCCGCGAGAAACTGGAACCCGCCCTCCCAGTGGTGCGGATGATCGTCGGCCTTCTTCTTCCCCTTGCCGATGAAAAAATCGGCCGCCATGCAGCCGTAAAGGTATTCGAAGGGATAGGCGGTCACCGCCCCGGCGATGGCCGGCAGGATCTCCTTCAGATGCCCCATCAAATGGAGGGCAGTGAGGGTGTGGACCCCCGGCCCCCACGCCAAGGCCCAATCGGCCTGCAGCCATTGAATGAAGGTACCCAGTCCGACAAAACACAGAACCTTCAGAAAAAACCGTTTTCGCCCCAAAGTCGCTTTGCACTCCTTTATGATGGCTTCGCCGCCGAAAAGGCGGCCAACGGATCATTCCATCGCTTCTGCGATGGAGACCGTCCGATCGCCGAGCATGTTGACGTAGCATCCGAGTTCGTTGTCGTACCAGCCATAGATGACCGCCTGCGTGATGGCGATCCGCACGCGTTCGGCCGGCGCGCCCGCTGCGGGGCGCGCGTCGATGCCGCAGACCTTTCCGAGGTCGATCGCCACCTCCGCGGTCCGCGTGAGCGTCTCGTGCCCCTCGATCAAGGCCGCCGCGCGCGGCAGCCCGATGATGTCGGAGGAAACGTTCTGCTCCTCCGAGTAATGGAGGTACCCGCGCGAATCCTGCTGCGCAGCCTCACGGTAAACAGCGTTGATGTCCTCCCGGCGGATGCCCTCCCCGGTGGGGTCCTCCTGCAGATTCACGACGAGGATGACGAGGGAGCCGGTCGAGTTCGGAATCCGGACCGATTCCGCCATGAACCCGATGTCCTTCATCTCGGGGATGACGAGCCCGAGCGTGTTGGCGGCCCCCGTGCTCGTGAGGATGATGTTGTTCAGGATGCCGCGGTTCTTCCGCAGATCGGTCGCCCCCGCGCCCGGCATCCGGTCGAGGACCTGCTGGGAGGACGTCACGGCGTGGATCGTGGCCATCGAGGCCGTCAGGATCCGGTCGGCCCCGAAGCGATCGAGCAGCGGCTTCACCATGTGCGCCAAACAGGTGGTCGTGCACGAGGCGTTCGAGACGATCTTGTGCACCTTCGGGTCGTAGGCGTCCTCGTTTACGCCCATGACGGTCGTCACCGCATCCCCAGGCATGGATTTGGACTTGTCCTTGATCTTGAAGGGCGCGGACACGATCACCTTGCGCGCCCCTGCGGCCAGGTGCCCGCGCGCACTCCCCTTCGGGGCGTCCACGGGCAGGGTGGGATCGATGAACTGCCCGGTCGTGTCGACCACCAGTTCGACCCCGTTCGCGGCCCAGGCGATCTCGGCCGGGTTGCGCGTCTCCCGCAGGACCTTCACCGGCACGCCGTCCAGGCGCAGGGTGCCGGCCGATTCGTCGAGCGCTTCGACCACCGGGCCCGCTTGATAACCGTAAAGGTAGCCGCCGAGCGACCCGTAGGTCGAGTCATGAACCATATAGTGCGCGAGATCCGCGAGGGAGGTGCCCACACCGCGCCCGACGTTGACCACCACCTCCCCGAAATATTTCCGGGCCACGTGGTGCCAGAGCGTCATCTTGCCGATGCGGCCGAGGCCGTTGATGCCAAGTTTGCGTCCCTGACCGGATCCGCCGCCGATGATATCCGCCATAGCAACCTCCTTATGCCGTTCGAACCTTTAATTTTCCAAGGTAAACCGTCCCGCTCCTCCCGTCAAGACTGATCCAGTCCCCGGCATTCAAAACCTGGCGGTCGAGCGAGCAGGCGCTGTCCTTTTCCATGCAGACGAGCGCTGTGCACCCCACCACGCAGGTCTTGCCGAGCCGATGGGCCACGATCGCCGCATGCGAGGTGGCCCCGCCCCGCGCGGTCAGAAGCCCGTCGGCCTCGTGGATCTCGACGATGTCGTCCGGCACTGTGTCCCCCCGCACCAGGACCAGGGGCGTCTCCGGCTCCCGCTGACGCCAGTCTGCGATCTCTTCCCGCTTGAAGACCACGCGCCCGACCATCGCGCCGCCGCTGACGCCCACGCCGTGCCCCAGCACCCGCGGCGGCTCACCGTCCGCGATGTCGAAGGCCTGGACCTGCTTCCGCTCGCGGATCCCCATGTCGCGGGTCTGAAGAAAATAGAGGCGCTCCGGCTGAGGCCCCTCGAAGGTGAACTCCATCTCCTGCGGGGTCCAGCCGTTCTGATCGATCAGCCTTTCGGCATAGCGCTTCAGGGCAAGATATATTTCCGGGAAGAGGGTTTCGAGGGAGCCCTCCCCGGCGCGGTCTTCCATGGCTGCCTGCTGTTCCGAAACCGGGAGGGTCGTCACCAGGCCCGAGACCACATCCTCCCCCTGATTGCCCGGGGTGAAGTCCCCCCAGAGGCGCACCATGTCGGCAGGCATCCGCGGGCTGTGGGTGAAAAGCACCCCCGCGCCCGAATCCCGCGACCGGTTGCCGAAGACCATGCCCTGCACCGTCACGGCAGTCCC is drawn from Desulfatiglans anilini DSM 4660 and contains these coding sequences:
- a CDS encoding zinc dependent phospholipase C family protein codes for the protein MGRKRFFLKVLCFVGLGTFIQWLQADWALAWGPGVHTLTALHLMGHLKEILPAIAGAVTAYPFEYLYGCMAADFFIGKGKKKADDHPHHWEGGFQFLAEARDDQERSYAYGFLSHLAADVAAHHIFIPKMLSLFPPGNRMGHLYWELKADYWIGTDYTQLANRVLKMDHQNCDAILGFIGGKSRGRMSASKLLYTQSVKFTGFVNANREAIWGMRAPRWPLFEQYLALTLDLSCRLVQDVLTRPDESSCLRFDPMGKVPIETACRKWFSRHLRSSAKRPAPFVIDPDLLKL
- a CDS encoding type I glyceraldehyde-3-phosphate dehydrogenase translates to MADIIGGGSGQGRKLGINGLGRIGKMTLWHHVARKYFGEVVVNVGRGVGTSLADLAHYMVHDSTYGSLGGYLYGYQAGPVVEALDESAGTLRLDGVPVKVLRETRNPAEIAWAANGVELVVDTTGQFIDPTLPVDAPKGSARGHLAAGARKVIVSAPFKIKDKSKSMPGDAVTTVMGVNEDAYDPKVHKIVSNASCTTTCLAHMVKPLLDRFGADRILTASMATIHAVTSSQQVLDRMPGAGATDLRKNRGILNNIILTSTGAANTLGLVIPEMKDIGFMAESVRIPNSTGSLVILVVNLQEDPTGEGIRREDINAVYREAAQQDSRGYLHYSEEQNVSSDIIGLPRAAALIEGHETLTRTAEVAIDLGKVCGIDARPAAGAPAERVRIAITQAVIYGWYDNELGCYVNMLGDRTVSIAEAME